In Metarhizium brunneum chromosome 3, complete sequence, a genomic segment contains:
- the tfs1 gene encoding Transcription elongation factor S-II yields MDQRELESRVKALTKSVAANEPPENAIKLLESLKKDAKPTEEMLRATKAGVFVAKLRANPNKEIARSAAELVIKWKKLVEQEKASRAQRPKMGSPAAAPASSPVPQAGSATGAKKAFTGDPEKRSFTADGVELKRTSSGVRDRCIGLIYNGLAYRSTESPDDVIARAVAVEHAVFIEFKEDEGEGYKKKIRSLFANLKTKSNKDLGKRVMAGDISPEKFAKMTDEELKSEDQRKKEIELEKENMKRAQVPMAEKSISDSLECGRCKMKKVSYTQAQTRSADEPMTTFCECMNCGHRWKFS; encoded by the exons ATGGATCAACGAGAGCTCGAGTCGCGTGTAAAAGCGCTGACCAAGTCGGTTGCTGCCAACGAACCGCCCGAGAACGCCATCAAGTTGCTGGAATCGCTTAAGAAGGATGCCAAGCCTACCGAGGAGATGCTGAGG GCTACAAAGGCCGGTGTTTTCGTCGCAAAGCTTCGAGCAAACCCCAACAAGGAAATCGCACGATCAGCCGCCGAACTCGTCATCAAGTGGAAGAAGCTCGTCGAACAAGAGAAGGCCTCAAGGGCGCAGCGGCCAAAGATGGGCTCacccgccgcggcgccggcctcATCCCCAGTCCCCCAGGCAGGCTCTGCCACCGGTGCCAAGAAGGCCTTCACGGGCGACCCCGAGAAGCGTAGCTTTACTGCTGACGGCGTTGAGCTTAAGCGAACCAGCTCGGGCGTCCGAGACAGGTGCATTGGCCTCATCTACAATGGTCTCGCGTATAGGTCGACCGAGTCTCCAGACGATGTCATCGCCAGGGCTGTTGCTGTGGAACACGCCGTCTTTATCGAATTCAAGGAAGACGAAGGTGAGGGATACAAGAAGAAGATACGGTCTCTCTTTGCGAATCTCAAGACAAAGTCCAACAAGGACCTCGGCAAACGTGTCATGGCGGGAGACATATCGCCCGAAAAATTCGCCAAGATGACCGACGAAGAACTCAAGAGCGAAGACCAGCGCAAGAAGGAGATTGAGCTGGAGAAGGAGAACATGAAGAGGGCCCAGGTCCCCATGGCCGAGAAGAGCATCAGCGATAGTTTGGAATGTGGCCGTtgcaagatgaagaaggtcAGCTACACGCAGGCTCAGACCAGAAGCGCGGATGAACCGATGACGACGTTTTGCGAGTGCATGAATTGCGGCCACAGGTGGAAG TTCTCTTAA
- the rad13 gene encoding DNA repair protein rad13 — protein MGVNGLWTVVQPCARPTNLATLNRKRLAVDASIWIYQFLKAVRDKEGNALRNSHVVGFFRRICKLLWFGIQPVFVFDGGAPALKRATIQRRQRRREGRREDAVRTAGKLLAVQMQRIAVEEEERRKRVDDGDFAAREEEALREEVPDASNIAYVDEIGMTHKEKIQSRRFHKQDAYHLPELEGGITPMGKSDDPRIMSIEELEEYARQFHNGEDINLYDFSKIDFNGDFFKSLPPPDRYNILNAARLRSRLRMGLSKDQLDDMFPDRMAFSRFQIERVKERNHLTQRLMYEVGMVGTDLTLGVNARVAGEKDREYILVKNEGVEGGWALGVVSKEKDIGEAHKPIDVDAIQVHYQTKNEQDAEEEDDADFEDVPIEGLNRLPKPRPDFTAAGLQTAQEIAERRQQYYGNRNGKLAEDQETEGSLFVGENNDQNIPILEATAQDRLHPEEEDDLNRAIAMSLKNQHELDNESGNDDLFEDVPIDQPEWTQKAVDAPRPIIGKGGSMIAHIVNNRANASVPKRNEAKNTTDSDSEDDMEALLVKSRMAKRAQPKPVIENKKNPFDGPLPFPKLDWGSSLFSKPPAQKDTNKVVEASVAHENNAEDDMAGGFEVEKQVGDEPAPLPPWLVDDTDIRDSLKKQQDAEREINAEDKLEAEEEERLRRKEIQDRMIEIDSSSDDGSDIQIVEIPPSPTPVADEADGKQVPAEESQAQTSPSKRNSPAESPDSTFEDVKSPPAAETSVSTELGNKSESPEPMFEDVLPAEPTITTPGKPTENDSSSPLFEDVPPVRPPASSTANPATEADDPFADVEYEEFSDPEDEELMAQMAEEAEEHARFASELNNKSAQQNREDYEKELRQLRNQQKKDRRDADEVTQVMVTECQALLRLFGIPYITAPMEAEAQCAELVKLGIVDGIVTDDSDTFLFGGTRVYKNMFNSNKFVECYIGKDLEKELSLSRDQLISLAQLLGSDYTEGLPGVGPVTAVEILSEFPGKSGLENFREWWTSVQSQSRPKEADAASPFRKKFRKTQATKLFLPPGFPNPAVHEAYLHPEVDDSAESFQWGVPDLEGLRRFLMATIGWSKERTDEVLVPVIRDMNKRDVEGTQSNITRFFGGGVGAGAREAFAPRANKVKGSKRMAAAVEKLRANMGDAAGEGTSKRRRRDVVDDDE, from the coding sequence ATGGGTGTGAACGGTCTCTGGACCGTTGTGCAGCCATGTGCGCGTCCAACCAATCTCGCAACACTCAATCGCAAGCGCCTCGCTGTCGATGCCTCCATCTGGATCTACCAGTTCCTCAAAGCTGTCCGAGACAAAGAAGGCAATGCCCTGCGCAACTCCCACGTAGTCGGCTTCTTCCGCCGCATTTGCAAGCTGCTGTGGTTTGGCATCCAGCCTGTGTTCGTctttgacggcggcgcaCCAGCGCTCAAGAGAGCAACCATCCAAAGGAGACAAAGAAGGCGTGAGGGCCGAAGGGAAGATGCCGTTAGAACTGCCGGAAAGCTTCTCGCTGTGCAGATGCAGCGcatcgccgtcgaggaagaggagaggcGAAAGAgagtcgacgacggcgacttTGCAGCCAGAGAGGAGGAAGCACTACGCGAAGAAGTCCCCGATGCCAGTAACATCGCGTACGTTGATGAGATTGGTATGACGCACAAGGAAAAGATTCAATCTCGACGATTTCATAAACAGGATGCCTATCATCTTCCCGAGCTTGAAGGTGGCATCACACCCATGGGCAAATCAGATGACCCGCGAATCATGAGCATTGAGGAGTTGGAAGAGTATGCGCGGCAATTTCACAATGGCGAAGACATCAACCTCTATGACTTCAGCAAGATTGACTTTAATGGCGATTTTTTCAAGAGCCTGCCGCCTCCTGATCGTTACAATATCTTGAATGCAGCGAGATTGAGAAGCAGGCTGAGAATGGGCCTTAGCAAGGACCAGTTGGATGACATGTTCCCAGATCGCATGGCATTCTCGAGGTTTCAGATTGAACGTGTCAAGGAGAGAAATCATCTTACCCAAAGGCTGATGTATGAGGTTGGCATGGTTGGCACAGATTTGACACTAGGCGTCAACGCTCGTGTTGCTGGAGAAAAGGACCGCGAGTACATTCTGGTCAAGAATGAGGGTGTCGAGGGCGGATGGGCACTCGGCGTCGTCAGCAAGGAGAAGGACATTGGCGAGGCGCATAAGCCAATCGATGTGGATGCTATTCAGGTTCATTACCAAACAAAAAACGAGCAAGatgcagaggaggaggatgacgccGATTTCGAGGACGTCCCCATCGAGGGATTAAATCGACTaccaaagccaaggccggATTTCACAGCTGCAGGCCTACAAACTGCGCAAGAGATTGCTgaacggcggcagcaataTTATGGTAACCGAAATGGCAAGCTTGCAGAAGACCAGGAGACGGAAGGCTCGCTATTTGTTGGAGAGAATAACGACCAAAACATCCCCATTCTCGAGGCGACCGCACAAGACCGGCTGCATCctgaggaagaagatgatttGAATCGTGCAATTGCCATGTCCCTCAAAAACCAGCATGAGCTGGATAATGAGTCTGGGAATGATGACCTTTTCGAAGATGTGCCCATAGATCAACCTGAATGGACACAAAAAGCCGTCGACGCACCAAGGCCCATTATCGGCAAGGGAGGCTCCATGATTGCCCACATTGTGAACAATAGAGCAAATGCCTCTGTTCCCAAGCGCAATGAGGCAAAGAATACTACCGACAGTGATAGCGAGGATGATATGGAGGCTTTGCTGGTCAAGTCACGAATGGCCAAACGGGCTCAACCGAAACCAGTCATTGAGAATAAGAAGAACCCATTTGACGGACCACTTCCATTCCCAAAGCTAGATTGGGGCTCATCGCTGTTTTCAAAGCCGCCCGCTCAGAAGGACACAAACAAAGTTGTTGAAGCTAGCGTTGCACATGAGAACAATGCTGAAGATGACATGGCTGGCGGGTTTGAAGTAGAGAAACAAGTCGGAGATGAGCCGGCACCATTGCCACCATGGCTAGTTGACGACACAGATATTAGAGATTCgttgaagaagcagcaggATGCAGAGCGGGAGATAAATGCCGAGGATAAATTAGAGgcagaagaggaagagcgcCTTCGACGGAAGGAGATACAGGACCGCATGATTGAGATTGATTCATCGTCAGATGACGGGAGCGATATTCAGATTGTAGAGATTCCTCCTTCGCCGACACCAGTAGCGGATGAGGCAGATGGAAAACAGGTGCCAGCCGAAGAATCACAGGCGCAAACGTCCCCAAGCAAGCGGAATAGCCCAGCAGAATCCCCAGATTCAACCTTTGAGGATGTAAAATCTCCTCCGGCCGCCGAAACTTCCGTTTCAACGGAACTTGGAAACAAATCCGAGTCCCCAGAACCAATGTTTGAGGATGTGCTCCCCGCAGAGCCAACCATCACTACTCCCGGCAAACCAACAGAGAACGACTCGTCATCTCCCCTGTTTGAAGACGTCCCGCCAGTACGTCCCCCAGCCTCAAGCACTGCCAATCCCGCCACAGAGGCAGACGACCCCTTTGCCGACGTTGAATACGAAGAATTCAGCGACCccgaagatgaagagctcATGGCCCAAATGGCCGAAGAAGCCGAGGAACACGCTCGCTTCGCCAGCGAGCTCAACAACAAATCGGCCCAACAAAATCGTGAAGACTACGAAAAAGAGCTCCGGCAGCTCCGTAACCAACAAAAGAAGGACCGCCGCGACGCAGACGAAGTCACACAGGTCATGGTTACGGAATGCCAAGCCCTCCTCCGACTCTTTGGTATCCCCTACATCACGGCTCCCATGGAGGCAGAGGCCCAGTGCGCAGAGCTCGTCAAGCTAGGCATTGTGGATGGCATCGTGACGGATGACTCCGACACGTTCCTGTTTGGGGGCACGAGAGTGTACAAGAACATGTTCAACAGTAACAAGTTTGTAGAGTGCTACATCGGCAAGGATCTGGAAAAGGAACTGTCTCTTTCCCGAGACCAACTCATTTCACTCGCGCAGCTCCTCGGATCCGATTACACGGAGGGTCTGCCGGGCGTGGGACCCGTCACGGCCGTCGAGATCCTGTCGGAATTTCCTGGAAAGTCGGGCCTGGAGAACTTCCGCGAGTGGTGGACTTCTGTGCAGTCGCAGTCTCGCCCAAAGGAGGCAGACGCCGCATCGCCGTTCCGCAAGAAGTTCCGCAAGACGCAGGCCACGAAGCTGTTCCTGCCGCCGGGCTTCCCCAACCCAGCCGTGCACGAGGCGTATCTGCACCCCGAGGTGGACGACTCTGCTGAATCGTTCCAGTGGGGCGTGCCTGATCTAGAGGGACTGCGAAGGTTTCTCATGGCGACCATCGGGTGGAGCAAGGAGCGGACGGATGAGGTGCTGGTCCCCGTGATAAGGGACATGAACAAGCGCGATGTGGAGGGGACGCAGAGCAACATCACGAGGTTCTTTGGCGGTGGCGTGGGTGCTGGCGCGAGGGAGGCGTTTGCGCCGAGGGcgaacaaggtcaagggGAGCAagaggatggcggcggcggtcgagAAGCTGAGGGCGAATATGGGAGATGCAGCGGGTGAGGGGACGAGTaagaggaggagaagggacgttgttgacgacgatgaaTGA
- the naa38 gene encoding N-alpha-acetyltransferase 38, NatC auxiliary subunit — MDKSQAQEYLSSLLNQNLRVHTTDGRLFWGAFKCTDPDKNIVLANTYEYRQPSRPRLVEGPDGTTTEDRTSRYLGLVVVPGHHIVRMELEEFASQVSGRQVI, encoded by the exons ATGGATAAGTCCCAAGCGCAGGAATACCTCTCCTCGCTCCTCAACCAAAACCTCCGCGTGCACACCACAGACGGCCGCCTCTTCTGGGGCGCCTTCAAATGCACCGACCCG GACAAAAACATCGTGCTAGCAAACACGTACGAGTACCGCCAGCCCAGCCGCCCCCGGCTGGTGGAAGGTCCGGACGGCACCACCACGGAGGACAGGACGTCGCGCTATCTGggactcgtcgtcgtcccggGGCACCACATAGTCAGgatggagctggaggagttTGCGAGCCAGGTCAGCGGGCGCCAGGTTATTTGA
- the PIL1 gene encoding Sphingolipid long chain base-responsive protein PIL1 → MHRTYSMRTTRAPTASQLQSPPPPPSSTKSGRFFGKGNLGHALRRNAGGAFGPDLAKKLAQLVKMEKNVMRSLETVAKERMEVAQQLSIWGEGGDEDVSDVTDKLGVLLYEIGELEDQYVDRYDQYRITMKSIRNIEASVQPSRDRKQKITDQIAQLKYKEPNSPKIVVLEQELVRAEAESLVAEAQLSNITREKVKAAYTYQFDALREHCEKVAIIAGYGKHLLELIDDTPVTPGETRQAYDGYEASRAIIQDCEDALTNWVTANAAISSKLSTRSRTLSQRRRNNIRTRNEGGHDLSAQDAPLNDGGSWVGRHGEESEEEEEEEEVGSDINAEARGRTKEALAA, encoded by the exons ATGCATCGCACCTATTCTATGCGCACCACCCGTGCGCCCACTGCATCCCAGCTGCAG AgtccgcctccgcctccctCATCCACCAAATCCGGTCGCTTCTTTGGAAAGGGTAATCTGG GTCATGCCCTGCGCCGCAATGCAGGTGGCGCCTTTGGCCCCgatctggccaagaagctggcgcagctcgtcaagatggagaagaaTGTGATGCGAAGCTTGGAGACTGTCGCCAAGGAGCGCATGGAGGTTGCT CAACAACTGTCCATCTGGGGAGagggcggcgatgaagacgTTTCCGACGTTACCGACAAGCTTGGAGTATTGCTATACGAGATTGGCGAGCTGGAGGATCAGTACGTCGACCGCTATGACCAGTATCGTATTACCATGAAGAGCATCCGCAACATTGAGGCTTCCGTTCAGCCTAGTCGAGACC GCAAGCAGAAGATCACCGACCAGATTGCTCAGCTGAAGTACAAGGAGCCCAATTCACCCAAGATTGTCGTCTTGGAGCAGGAGCTTGTCCGTGCCGAGGCCGAGTCGCTCGTCGCCGAGGCTCAGCTCTCCAACATTACTCGCGAGAAGGTCAAGGCTGCCTATACGTACCAGTTCGATGCTCTCCGTGAGCATTGCGAAAAAgttgccatcattgccggCTACGGCAAGCACCTCCTTGAGCTCATTGACGACACCCCGGTCACTCCCGGCGAGACCAGGCAGGCATACGACGGATATGAAGCTAGTAGGGCCATCATTCAGGACTGTGAGGATGCCCTCACTAATTGGGTTAcggccaacgccgccatctcctccaagCTCTCCACCCGCTCCCGCACTCTgtcccagcgccgccgcaaCAACATTCGGACCAGAAATGAGGGCGGCCACGATCTGTCTGCACAGGACGCTCCTCTGAATGATGGTGGCTCTTGGGTGGGACGCCACGGCGAGGAAagcgaggaggaagaggaggaggaggaggttggCAGCGATATCAACGCTGAGGCTCGCGGCCGTACCAAGGAAGCTCTCGCCGCTTAA